From Penicillium psychrofluorescens genome assembly, chromosome: 1, one genomic window encodes:
- a CDS encoding uncharacterized protein (ID:PFLUO_001044-T1.cds;~source:funannotate), whose translation MKQLELWYSEIPSSVGIESISRTCKTKYHEMMILLLRPSPGIPDPSEESVSLCFTHAVELVRGFGELYRQEALLYSRLIVHSLFLSTLIMLHALWRLPQIASRVQIDEVVADTGISLNILSSIGEYWTEAKRARDCIHELTGVTIQRLVKVRSVEASTAAPRSSRTSSSNTVAGRPQRTQDADVVLDQTIQADSSMGPMTSLLDGEDLNIEPTSWINDLMPGGFMDFTGAPNFDSLMWEVYNGTQE comes from the coding sequence ATGAAGCAGCTCGAGCTATGGTATTCGGAAATTCCTAGCTCAGTTGGAATCGAGTCGATCTCCAGGACTTGTAAGACAAAGTACCACGAGATGATGATTTTGCTTTTACGACCTAGCCCCGGCATTCCAGACCCTTCAGAGGAGTCAGTGTCCCTGTGCTTCACACATGCGGTGGAGCTTGTTCGTGGCTTTGGTGAACTCTACCGGCAAGAAGCACTTCTGTACAGCCGACTTATTGTGCACTCGCTCTTTCTGAGCACGTTGATTATGCTCCATGCACTGTGGCGATTGCCTCAGATCGCCTCACGGGTTCAGAtcgatgaggttgttgccGACACAGGGATCAGTTTGAATATTCTCAGCAGTATTGGAGAGTACTGGACTGAAGCCAAAAGGGCAAGGGATTGTATTCACGAGTTGACGGGGGTTACTATCCAGCGCTTGGTTAAAGTGCGGAGTGTAGAGGCATCGACAGCTGCGCCTCGCTCAAGCAGAACTTCGTCTTCGAATACCGTGGCTGGTAGGCCCCAGCGGACACAAGATGCAGACGTGGTTTTAGATCAGACAATTCAGGCTGATTCTAGCATGGGACCAATGACTAGTTtgctggatggcgaggacTTGAACATCGAGCCTACGAGCTGGATAAATGACCTGATGCCGGGGGGCTTTATGGATTTCACTGGAGCGCCGAATTTTGATAGTCTCATGTGGGAAGTATATAACGGCACCCAGGAATAG
- a CDS encoding uncharacterized protein (ID:PFLUO_001042-T1.cds;~source:funannotate), whose product MTSSVEHVNSLRLVQSSDLEEFVQQILVANGTSTEHAGIVANCLVQADLRGVDTHGSNRIPSYMERIRRKALDATAAPELRQVTPAVAQVDGRNGFGFVAAHAGMARAIEMAQQFGIGMVSIKHSNHFGMSAWLVKQALDADMMSLVFTNSSPALPVWGGKEKLMGVSPIACGAPSENPRRPFILDMAPSVAARGKVYKALRRGEKIPTDWALDGEGNQTDDPAKALEGVMLPMGGPKGSALAIMMDVFSGVFSGAAFAGHVTNPYDPSKPADVGHFLVAVKPDLFMTMDEFKSRMQYLYQRVVDSEKAAGVEQIYFPGEIEMITEERRLSEGIPLAEAEIEALNKEADRVNVARLKVQSRVDS is encoded by the coding sequence ATGACCTCCTCTGTAGAGCATGTTAATTCTCTACGCCTTGTCCAATCATCCGATCTCGAGGAATTCGTGCAACAAATTCTAGTTGCCAATGGTACCTCCACCGAGCATGCGGGCATTGTAGCCAACTGCCTCGTGCAAGCCGATCTACGCGGCGTCGACACCCACGGCAGCAATCGCATCCCTTCATACATGGAACGAATCCGCCGCAAAGCACTAGACGCCACAGCCGCCCCGGAGCTGCGGCAAGTGACGCCAGCCGTAGCGCAGGTCGATGGCCGCAACGGGTTCGGGTTCGTCGCAGCGCATGCAGGGATGGCGCGCGCAATCGAAATGGCACAGCAATTCGGCATCGGGATGGTCTCCATCAAGCATTCCAACCATTTCGGCATGTCGGCCTGGCTAGTCAAGCAGGCGTTGGACGCTGATATGATGTCTCTGGTATTCACGAACTCGTCGCCCGCATTGCCAGTCTGGGGCGGCAAAGAGAAGTTGATGGGTGTGTCACCTATCGCCTGTGGCGCTCCCTCTGAGAATCCGCGGCGGCCGTTCATTCTCGACATGGCGCCGTCTGTGGCCGCTCGCGGCAAGGTGTATAAGGCCCTTCGGCGTGGCGAGAAGATTCCCACGGACTGGGCGCTCGATGGAGAGGGGAACCAGACTGATGACCCTGCAAAGGCTCTTGAAGGCGTCATGTTGCCGATGGGTGGACCGAAAGGCTCCGCCTTGGCCATTATGATGGACGTTTTCTCTGGTGTATTCTCCGGGGCTGCGTTCGCAGGCCATGTCACCAACCCCTACGACCCGTCCAAACCAGCCGACGTCGGTCATTTTCTGGTTGCTGTTAAGCCAGACCTTTTTATGACGATGGATGAGTTCAAGTCGAGGATGCAGTACCTCTATCAGCGGGTTGTCGACTCCGAAAAGGCGGCTGGCGTAGAGCAAATCTATTTCCCGGGGGAAATCGAGATGATCACTGAGGAGCGAAGGTTGTCGGAAGGTATTCCATTGGCCGAGGCAGAAATCGAGGCTTTAAATAAGGAGGCGGATCGTGTAAACGTTGCACGTTTGAAGGTGCAGTCTCGGGTCGACAGCTAG
- a CDS encoding uncharacterized protein (ID:PFLUO_001048-T1.cds;~source:funannotate) has protein sequence MSDIGNTDASPSYETSAGRLLGLLVGDQFDSSENVRTARNPIQPPSNTVKDIGLDFDLYGASCLDAAIHSTDHCVSTIKELDPALRSYLLDQFWSRFNSCVPIVHKGAFLASLDGGYGEFCSPELHLAALAMGFRRADHSRSDVLQLSLPNWDSILHKKLRLIIDNLSTRNEPRSNTHAQAVIILAQLEWERGRDHSARLYLGTAFTMIAEIQQRRHDLDTPVSDDEIIVQRIALRAASLLDR, from the exons ATGTCGGACATAGGCAATACTGATGCATCCCCTTCGTATGAGACATCGGCTGGCAGGCTGTTAGGTCTCCTGGTTGGAGACCAATTCGACTCTTCTGAGAACGTTAGGACAGCAAGGAATCCCATTCAACCACCTAGCAACACCGTGAAAGATATCGGCCTGGACTTCGACCTTTATGGCGCATCTTGTTTGGATGCTGCGATCCACTCAACAGATCACTGCGTTTCCACTatcaaggagctggaccCGGCTCTGAGAAGCTATCTACTTGACCAATTTTGGAGCCGCTTCAACTCGTGCGTACCCATTGTGCACAAGGGAGCCTTCCTAGCTAGCCTAGACGGAGGTTATGGAGAGTTCTGCTCTCCGGAGCTTCATCTCGCAGCCCTTGCCATGGGGTTTCGACGCGCAGATCACAGCCGCTCAGATGTCCTGCAGCTTTCTCTTCCTAATTGGGACTCCATTCTGCACAAGAAGCTCCGACTGATTATAGATAATCTATCGACACGAAATGAGCCGCGAAGTAACACGCATGCGCAAGCTGTCATTATTCTTGCTCAACTTGAGTGGGAACGGGGACGAGATCACTCAGCGAGGCTCTACCTAG GTACTGCTTTCACCATGATTGCAGAAATCCAGCAACGTCGACATGATCTTGACACGCCAGTTTCAGATGACGAAATCATTGTCCAGCGCATTGCGTTGCGTGCTGCTAGCCTTCTTGATAGGTGA
- a CDS encoding uncharacterized protein (ID:PFLUO_001047-T1.cds;~source:funannotate): protein MTRLFWLGAALGTTAVLAQGISSCPGYAAANVKHYKKAITADLTLDGSPCNAYGNDIKDLKLLVEHQTENRLHIKIYDADERVYQIPNDLLAMPQSEKFSEHEDLVFSMQQKPFSFSVTRKSNGEVLFNTTGQALVFESQYLRLRTSLPSNPNIYGLGESSDPFRHDPQNYSHVDWNSGQPFMPQNSNLYGSYPIYYDHRGSKGTHAVYLHNSNGMKINLGVDTEEFLEYNTIGGVFDLYFLSGPSPKDVSVQFADIIGYPTLMPYWGFGFHQCRYGYRDTYETAAVVANYSAANIPLETIWNDIDYMDYRSTFSLDPLRFPLSRMQQIVKYLHDHDQHYIMMVDPAVASRDYPPFHDGIAKDAFMKQDNGTLYTGVVWPGPTNFPDWFAPNAQAFWDQQFDTFFNADSGVDIDGLWIDMNEASNFCDYPCPDPKQYSIESRDPPRPPPVRMYSPYKIPGFPENFQPHCIATVTFMVDSEVPNGDDLLLLGNALSIGNSTPFYAPDMQGTNGTWNLTVQLPANSKITYSYPLYTHEGLYIFEAQNRTIHTKGCGSMASVSDHWMVPNTTAMTVPEPQYSLNRSPRVRRDDGSSDPKGSMQGLPGRDLISPPYDIGAYFGPLSSQTLPTNLHHPNGLAEYDVHNFYGSMMGRSSRNSLIKRRPGKRPLMLVLENVDISKLSLLTFCTASRVQLMPAIQLESELTFLVRHWFGDNRSIDSDYRLQIIQMIQFVAMFQVPMVGSDVCGFNYDTNPILCARWAVLGAWNPFYRNHAEESTIYQEFYRWPIVADAARGAIATRYKLLDYMYTNFHRQSTTGAPMLTPLMWEYPDDANTFAIDLQFFHGDAFLVCPVTTPNATSVTFYMPKDTFYDFDTFEKIQGKGANMTRNNVGYSEIPVYIRGGNIIPMRAKSAYTTTALRREDFELIIAPDAHGRASGELYLDDGDSLKPTDTSLLKFSYEKGVLHMDGSFGYQPDVKISAIKLLDVAESKCGGHNAKTQTLTQNVKLPLTHKFSANVEQC, encoded by the exons ATGACGCGCTTATTCTGGCTTGGTGCCGCCTTGGGGACAACGGCTGTCTTGGCTCAAGGCATCAGCAGCTGTCCTGGGTACGCTGCCGCGAATGTAAAGCACTATAAAAAGGCTATTACGGCGGATTTGACTTTAGACGGCAGTCCGTGCAATGCATATGGGAATGACATTAAGGATTTGAAGTTGCTTGTTGAGCATCAAACAG AAAATCGGTTACACATCAAGATTTACGATGCCGATGAGCGTGTATATCAGATCCCCAATGACTTGCTAGCGATGCCCCAGTCTGAGAAGTTCTCAGAACATGAAGACTTGGTCTTTTCTATGCAGCAGAAACCCTTCTCGTTTTCCGTCACACGCAAGTCCAACGGCGAAGTCCTCTTCAACACTACTGGCCAAGCACTCGTTTTCGAGTCACAGTATCTCAGGCTTCGAACATCGCTCCCCAGCAATCCCAACATCTATGGTCTAGGCGAGAGCTCGGATCCTTTCCGCCATGATCCCCAGAACTACTCGCACGTCGATTGGAACTCGGGTCAGCCATTCATGCCGCAGAATTCCAATCTTTATGGCTCTTATCCGATTTACTACGACCATCGCGGCAGCAAGGGTACTCATGCGGTATATCTCCACAACTCAAACGGAATGAAGATCAATCTTGGCGTGGACACGGAGGAGTTTCTGGAGTATAACACTATCGGAGGCGTTTTCGACCTTTATTTCCTCTCTGGGCCAAGCCCCAAAGATGTTTCAGTTCAATTCGCTGATATTATTGGCTACCCGACTTTAATGCCATACTGGGGTTTCGGCTTCCACCAGTGTCGATATGGCTACCGAGACACTTACGAAACCGCCGCCGTAGTGGCTAACTACAGTGCTGCAAATATCCCGTTGGAGACCATATGGAACGATATCGACTATATGGACTACCGTTCTACTTTCTCTTTGGACCCGCTGCGCTTTCCTCTGAGCAGAATGCAACAAATTGTCAAGTATCTTCATGACCATGACCAGCACTATATCATGATGGTAGATCCCGCCGTCGCCTCTCGAGACTACCCCCCTTTTCACGACGGGATAGCCAAAGACGCCTTCATGAAACAGGACAATGGTACGCTATACACAGGAGTTGTCTGGCCGGGGCCGACTAACTTCCCCGATTGGTTCGCGCCCAATGCACAAGCCTTCTGGGACCAGCAGTTCGACACGTTCTTCAACGCTGATAGCGGTGTGGATATTGATGGGCTTTGGATAGACATGAATGAGGCATCCAACTTTTGTGACTATCCATGCCCAGATCCAAAGCAGTATTCTATCGAGAGTCGGGATCCGCCACGTCCGCCTCCGGTGCGAATGTACTCGCCGTACAAGATACCCGGATTTCCCGAGAACTTTCAGCCGCATTGCATAGCTACTGTTACTTTCATGGTGGACTCTGAGGTTCCAAATGGAGATGATCTCCTTTTACTTGGAAACGCGTTATCGATTGGGAACAGCACGCCGTTCTATGCACCGGACATGCAAGGCACAAACGGGACCTGGAATCTCACGGTTCAGTTACCTGCAAACTCGAAAATTACATATTCGTATCCTCTTTATACACACGAGGGTCTCTACATATTTGAGGCACAGAATCGGACAATCCACACAAAAGGCTGTGGCTCAATGGCTTCAGTCTCGGATCACTGGATGGTTCCTAATACAACAGCAATGACCGTCCCTGAACCCCAATATTCTCTAAACCGGTCACCGCGTGTGAGAAGGGATGACGGCTCTTCCGACCCAAAAGGATCCATGCAGGGTTTGCCCGGACGTGATCTGATCTCTCCGCCGTACGATATTGGAGCTTACTTTGGCCCGCTGAGTTCACAGACCCTACCGACCAATTTACACCACCCCAACGGCCTAGCAGAGTACGACGTTCATAATTTTTACGGGAGCATGATGGGTAGAAGTAGTCGCAATTCGTTGATAAAACGTCGACCGGGGAAGAGGCCGCTGATGTTAGTTCTCGAAAACGTTGATATCTCGAAGCTGTCCTTGCTCACATTCTGCACAGCATCACGCGTTCAACTTATGCCGGCGATTCAGCTCGAGTCGG AACTAACGTTCCTCGTCAGGCACTGGTTCGGAGACAACCGCTCTATTGACAGTGACTACCGcctccaaatcatccagATGATCCAGTTCGTCGCCATGTTCCAGGTACCAATGGTAGGTTCCGACGTCTGCGGCTTCAACTACGACACCAACCCCATTCTCTGCGCGCGCTGGGCGGTTCTGGGGGCCTGGAATCCATTTTATCGCAACCACGCAGAGGAGTCTACCATATACCAAGAGTTTTACCGGTGGCCGATTGTTGCGGATGCTGCTCGCGGAGCCATTGCCACGCGGTATAAGCTTCTCGACTACATGTACACAAATTTTCACCGGCAGAGCACAACTGGCGCTCCGATGTTGACTCCGCTGATGTGGGAGTACCCCGATGATGCCAACACTTTCGCCATTGACTTGCAGTTCTTCCATGGCGATGCTTTCTTGGTGTGTCCCGTCACAACGCCCAATGCCACAAGCGTGACCTTCTATATGCCAAAGGACACATTCTATGACTTTGACACTTTTGAGAAGATCCAAGGAAAGGGAGCTAATATGACTCGCAATAATGTCGGATACTCTGAAATTCCTGTGTATATCCGAGGTGGCAACATCATCCCCATGCGTGCCAAGAGCGCCTACACAACAACAGCGCTCCGGCGAGAAGATTTTGAGCTCATTATCGCCCCCGACGCTCATGGGCGTGCATCGGGAGAACTGTacctcgatgatggcgattCGCTGAAGCCGACCGACACCAGTCTGCTCAAATTTAGCTATGAAAAGGGTGTCCTGCATATGGACGGTAGTTTTGGCTATCAACCGGATGTAAAGATCTCGGCGATCAAGTTGCTTGATGTTGCTGAGTCGAAGTGTGGCGGACACAATGCGAAAACGCAAACATTGACACAAAATGTCAAATTGCCCTTGACGCACAAGTTCTCGGCCAACGTTGAGCAATGCTGA
- a CDS encoding uncharacterized protein (ID:PFLUO_001046-T1.cds;~source:funannotate), whose translation MPPILDRLSSFLRDSSSASSQYLRNALILAVSATLGTAIILPAAIRDYRIFKSYGQGGPPSNVFGWMIVRGLFQPLGREMFSTAEYEHAEQQQEGYLALSAEQLSSRSVSDRPVVGPHVAPQRQLTQIPDPAIMDVCLNHPIVLSLQVD comes from the coding sequence ATGCCGCCTATTCTTGACAGACTCAGCAGCTTCCTACGGGACTCATCCTCTGCAAGCTCTCAATATCTTCGCAACGCCCTTATCTTAGCTGTTTCCGCCACGCTGGGAACAGCCATTATTCTCCCCGCCGCAATCCGCGACTATCGCATTTTCAAATCCTACGGCCAGGGTGGACCCCCAAGCAATGTCTTTGGCTGGATGATCGTGCGCGGCCTGTTCCAGCCCTTGGGCCGGGAAATGTTCAGCACGGCCGAGTACGAACATGCCGAAcagcagcaagaaggatACCTGGCTCTATCAGCAGAACAACTCAGCTCGAGGAGCGTTTCTGATCGACCTGTCGTGGGACCGCATGTTGCGCCGCAGAGACAGTTGACGCAGATCCCGGATCCTGCCATTATGGATGTGTGTTTGAATCACCCAATCGTGCTATCATTGCAGGTGGATTGA
- a CDS encoding uncharacterized protein (ID:PFLUO_001040-T1.cds;~source:funannotate), whose product MATHDPRLLYSVNNIRAFHLQDGEEHELTPSGAQTLSLLMVPTNTSTPTTSGTESPEEDFYLHLYLPPELDLALPATTQIYHQPPSSYLIPRWDMAPDTAAFIRIQFPSIGTGLDKVTQDEIDTFETILAQCTAFLERAAPPKHRGHAAYNPADYKPGEGYVSSDTDVSPEKGHGQIVLIDEEDGSVVGELGDGYNLMEDPDVKHGSKRPVAIELPSEGEGNQVSVSNVSEEYLAMSRHPAYQDSTIVQTSAMASRLVVTSTSKLANVIASGAESFAKKTKPNQKPLTFSETTHTRIRKIGTFSNGAADLSSRTVGQVGKVAQSIGATLRSKEKDSNKKSFDKNNPPPDYKPGVLNKSMIAFSTLADGLEQSARTILYSGTAAASSMVSHRYGTEAGSVASNLTGGIKNVGLVYIDASGVSRRALLKSVAKGMVVGRMRDGQQVVVGGGDGGEVPPGAQTEVERSSSGLGAAAGPSARRPSPNPTPPPAYDASGTLSLGGAPMSGSKQ is encoded by the exons ATGGCAACACACGATCCCCGCCTGCTGTACAGCGTCAACAACATTCGCGCATTCCACCTGCAAGATGGCGAAGAGCACGAACTCACGCCATCGGGCGCGCAGACCCTGTCCTTGCTAATGGTCCCTACCAACACCTCAACACCAACGACTTCAGGCACCGAATCACCAGAGGAGGACTTCTATCTTCACCTGTACCTCCCTCCAGAGCTAGACCTGGCCCTGCCCGCCACTACACAGATCTACCACCAACCCCCTAGCAGCTACCTGATCCCCCGCTGGGATATGGCACCGGACACGGCCGCTTTCATTCGCATCCAATTCCCTAGCATCGGCACAGGACTCGACAAGGTGACGCAAGATGAAATCGATACGTTTGAGACAATCTTGGCACAGTGTACTGCCTTCCTGGAACGCGCCGCACCGCCCAAGCATCGGGGTCATGCTGCATACAACCCGGCCGACTACAAGCCGGGTGAAGGATATGTATCGTCGGATACAGATGTCAGTCCCGAGAAAGGGCATGGCCAGATCGTGTTGattgacgaggaggacggAAGTGTGGTCGgcgagctgggagatgggTATAACCTGATGGAGGACCCGGATGTGAAGCATGGATCGAAGA GACCGGTGGCAATTGAACTGCCCTCAGAGGGAGAAGGCAACCAGGTCAGTGTGAGCAATGTGTCCGAAGAATATCTGGCCATGTCCCGGCATCCGGCGTACCAGGACTCGACCATTGTCCAGACAtcagccatggcatcccGCCTTGTAGTCACCAGCACATCGAAACTGGCCAATGTCATTGCCAGCGGAGCCGAGAGCttcgccaagaagaccaagccgAACCAGAAGCCATTGACCTTCTCGGAGACCACGCATACGCGCATCCGCAAGATCGGGACCTTCTCAAATGGCGCAGCGGATCTCTCGTCCCGGACCGTCGGACAAGTCGGCAAGGTTGCGCAGAGCATTGGCGCAACTCTGCGGAGCAAGGAGAAGGATTCCAACAAAAAGAGCTTCGACAAGAacaacccaccaccagacTACAAGCCCGGCGTGCTGAACAAATCCATGATCGCCTTCTCCACTCTCGCCGACGGGCTCGAGCAGAGCGCGCGCACAATCTTGTATTCCGGAACTGCAGCCGCCAGCTCGATGGTCAGCCATCGCTACGGCACAGAAGCCGGCAGCGTCGCCTCCAACCTCACGGGCGGCATCAAGAATGTGGGTCTAGTGTACATCGACGCCAGCGGAGTCAGCCGGCGCGCGCTGCTCAAGTCCGTGGCGAaggggatggtggtgggcCGTATGCGCGACGGACAGCAGGTggttgtcggcggcggtgatggcggAGAGGTTCCTCCTGGTGCTCAAACCGAGGTGGAAAGGAGTTCTTCGGGCCTGGGAGCTGCTGCGGGTCCATCAGCTCGCCGTCCATCACCGAATCCTACGCCGCCTCCTGCATACGATGCTTCGGGGACGCTGTCGTTGGGCGGGGCGCCTATGTCGGGGAGCAAGCAATAG
- a CDS encoding uncharacterized protein (ID:PFLUO_001043-T1.cds;~source:funannotate): MTIVHIVLFKFRADVGDDIKQEFLSQIKTLKSLSCVKDQRLIVGGPSITFPAEKSKGFHYSLVSYHEDRAALDAYHASSEHERVTSKFFIPYKEDLVRFDFEVDQADESLLGF; encoded by the exons ATGACAATCGTTCACATAG TCCTATTCAAATTCCGCGCTGATGTCGGCGACGATATCAAACAAGAGTTCCTCTCACAGATCAAAACACTCAAGTCTCTATCCTGCGTCAAAGATCAGAGACTCATTGTGGGTGGTCCATCAATTACTTTTCCAGCCGAAAAAAGCAAGGGATTTCATTATTCCCTGGTCAGCTACCACGAAGACCGAGCGGCCTTGGATGCATACCATGCCAGCAGTGAGCATGAGAG AGTAACGAGTAAATTCTTTATTCCGTATAAGGAAGATCTTGTCCGGTTTGATTTTGAGGTGGACCAGGCAGATGAGTCACTACTGGGCTTTTAG
- a CDS encoding uncharacterized protein (ID:PFLUO_001041-T1.cds;~source:funannotate), whose protein sequence is MALQILSDLHLENPSAYDLFEITPKAPYLALLGDIGVVKDAGFFHFIAVQLPKFEIVFLLLGNHEPYHSSWTTVKEQINQFSHSQKTAGKLILLDQTRFDISSDLSILGCTLYSQVDTLHEERVSFGLNDFYPIDGWTVADHNAAHQVDLTWLNSQVAQIIQSEPRRKIVVLTHHSPVTRDERAVDPRHAGSPLSSGFATDLSKEICWTHPQVRLWAFGHTHYNVRFMDGGTGKQVVSNQRGYYFAQAKGFDPEMVVDV, encoded by the coding sequence ATGgccctccagatcctgtCCGATCTGCACCTGGAGAACCCCAGCGCGTACGATCTGTTTGAGATCACCCCCAAAGCCCCCTACCTGGCCCTCCTAGGTGACATAGGCGTCGTGAAGGACGCCGGAttcttccacttcatcgCAGTCCAACTGCCCAAATTCGAGATTGTGtttttgctgctggggaACCATGAGCCGTACCACTCCAGCTGGACGACTGTAAAGGAGCAGATTAACCAGTTCTCCCACTCCCAAAAGACAGCGGGCAAATTGATCTTGCTTGATCAAACCCGCTTCGACATCTCTTCCGATCTCAGCATCCTCGGCTGCACCTTGTACTCGCAAGTCGACACCCTCCACGAGGAACGGGTCAGTTTCGGCCTGAATGATTTCTACCCGATTGACGGCTGGACAGTCGCCGACCACAATGCCGCGCATCAGGTGGACCTGACCTGGCTCAACAGCCAAGTCGCGCAGATTATTCAATCTGAGCCGCGGCGCAAGATCGTTGTCTTGACGCATCATAGTCCCGTTACCCGCGATGAGCGCGCTGTCGATCCAAGACACGCTGGGAGCCCGCTGTCGTCGGGGTTCGCGACGGATCTCTCCAAGGAAATTTGTTGGACGCACCCGCAGGTTCGGTTGTGGGCGTTTGGGCATACCCATTATAATGTCCGCTTTATGGATGGGGGGACGGGAAAACAGGTTGTGAGCAACCAGCGCGGGTATTACTTTGCGCAGGCGAAGGGCTTTGATCCGGAGATGGTTGTTGATGTTTGA
- a CDS encoding uncharacterized protein (ID:PFLUO_001045-T1.cds;~source:funannotate), which translates to MASIARALRPLSRTATSARLSQRPLAGRVSLQGKYAFSTTSRRREVDLSSLTPTPITLLSETESLMVESVSKFAQEQIGPKVRDMDEAETMDPAVVEGLFEQGLMGVEVPEEFGGAGMNFTAAIVAIEELARVDPSVSVLVDVHNTLVNTAIIKYGDAQAHRTWLPKLATGTVGSFCLSEPASGSDAFALQTKAEKTADGYKINGSKMWITNSMEAGVFIVFANINPSLGYKGITAFIVEKDTPGFSIAKKEKKLGIRASSTCVLNFDDVVIPKSNLLGEEGQGYKYAISLLNEGRIGIAAQMTGLALGAWENAASYVWNERRQFGQLIGEFQGMQHQIAQAYTEIAAARALVYNAARKKEAGQDFVQDAAMAKLYASQVAGRVSGQAVEWMGGMGFVREGIAEKMFRDSKIGAIYEGTSNIQLQTIAKLLQKQYTK; encoded by the exons ATGGCCTCCATCGCCCGTGCCCTGCGGCCCCTGTCGCGCACTGCCACCTCGGCCCGCCTGTCCCAACGGCCACTAGCTGGCCGCGTCTCGCTGCAGGG TAAATATGCTTTCTCGACTACCTCCCGCCGGCGGGAGGTCGACCTGTCCAGTCTCACGCCCACCCCAATCACCCTGCTCTCCGAGACGGAATCGCTGATGGTGGAGTCCGTCTCGAAATTCGCCCAGGAACAGATCGGCCCGAAGGTTCGGGAcatggacgaggcggagaCCATGGACCCGGCCGTGGTGGAGGGGCTCTTTGAACAGGGCCTGATGGGCGTGGAGGTGCCGGAGGAGTTCGGCGGAGCGGGGATGAACTTCACGGCGGCGATTGTGgccatcgaggagctcgCACGCGTCGATCCCAGCGTCAGTGTGCTTGTGGACGTACATAACACTCTTGTCAACACCGCTATCATCAAATACGGCGACGCACAGGCCCACCGCACTTGGCTGCCTAAACTGGCTACCGGCACTGTCGGCTCATTCTGTCTGTCTGAGCCAGCGTCTGGATCTGATGCTTTTGCTCTAcagaccaaggccgagaagactGCCGATGGCTACAAGATCAACGGCTCCAAGATGTGGATCACCAACTCCATGGAGGCCGGTGTCTTCATTGTCTTTGCCAACATCAATCCGTCCCTAGGCTACAAGGGTATCACTGCTTTCATTGTCGAGAAGGATACCCCGGGGTTTTCCATTGccaaaaaggagaagaagctcggtATCCGGGCCAGCAGCACATGTGTGCTCAACTTCGACGATGTGGTCATCCCCAAGAGCAACCTGCTCggtgaagaaggtcaaggctACAAGTATGCCATCAGCTTACTCAACGAGGGCCGCATTGGCATTGCTGCCCAGATGACCGGTCTAGCCCTTGGTGCATGGGAAAACGCCGCTAG CTATGTTTGGAACGAGCGCCGCCAATTCGGCCAACTGATCGGCGAATTCCAAGGCATGCAGCACCAGATTGCGCAGGCGTACACCGAGATCGCCGCTGCCCGTGCGCTTGTTTACAACGCTgcgcgcaagaaggaagcCGGCCAGGACTTCGTCCAGGAcgcggccatggccaagCTGTATGCGTCACAGGTTGCCGGCCGCGTGTCCGGCCAGGCCGTTGAGTGGATGGGCGGCATGGGCTTTGTGCGCGAGGGTATTGCTGAGAAGATGTTCCGCGACAGCAAGATCGGTGCCATCTATGAGGGTACCAGCAACATCCAGCTGCAGACAATCGCCAAACTTCTGCAGAAACAGTATACGAAATAG